From one Culex quinquefasciatus strain JHB chromosome 3, VPISU_Cqui_1.0_pri_paternal, whole genome shotgun sequence genomic stretch:
- the LOC6031107 gene encoding serine/threonine-protein kinase Nek5 — protein MSFKFLNIDLSQLEFESCLGSGCYGGSVCLYRNRKDKRNRRIVVKSIPYNSPEYAYETVTKEHTILSQVNHPRILRYFGFFQTNDSWNMITEFAERGNLAEFLHRRKQQGAFLTQRVVMAKYRDMAEALQYLHQRKVIHRDLKPGNVLIDADNRLKLADFGIAKICTNVSLDEEMNMTIVGTPLFMAPEVASGKRYDYKSDVWPLGVIFYELCMLEHPFVERFLEGEESMERKKFSPPQIDCARHGFSRDMQSLCEMMIQVEPKQRWTLEKILKDERVVGLMEREM, from the exons ATGTCCTTTAAGTTCCTCAACATTGACCTGAGCCAGCTGGAGTTCGAATCGTGTTTGGGTTCCGGATGTTACGGCGG AAGCGTCTGCTTGTACCGCAACCGTAAGGACAAACGCAACCGCCGGATTGTGGTCAAATCGATTCCGTACAACAGCCCGGAATACGCGTACGAGACCGTCACGAAGGAGCACACGATTCTGTCGCAGGTCAACCACCCGAGGATCCTCCGGTACTTTGGGTTCTTTCAAACGAACGATTCTTGGAATATGATCACGGAGTTTGCCGAGCGGGGAAATTTGGCGGAGTTTTTGCACCGTCGCAAGCAGCAGGGCGCCTTCCTTACCCAGCGCGTCGTGATGGCCAAGTATCGTGACATGGCGGAAGCGTTGCAGTATCTGCACCAGCGCAAGGTTATCCACCGGGACTTGAAGCCGGGAAACGTGCTGATCGACGCGGACAATCGTTTGAAGCTGGCGGACTTTGGCATCGCCAAGATTTGCACCAACGTGAGTCTGGACGAGGAGATGAACATGACGATTGTAGGGACGCCGCTCTTCATGGCACCGGAAGTGGCCAGCGGAAAGCGGTACGACTACAAGAGCGACGTGTGGCCACTGGGAGTAATTTTCTACGAGCTGTGCATGCTGGAACATCCGTTTGTGGAGCGATTTTTGGAAGGCGAGGAGTCGATGGAGAGGAAGAAGTTTTCGCCGCCGCAAATTGACTGCGCCCGGCACGGATTCAGCAGGGACATGCAGTCGCTGTGCGAGATGATGATCCAGGTGGAGCCGAAGCAGCGCTGGACGCTGGAAAAGATACTGAAGGACGAGCGCGTGGTTGGGCTGATGGAACGTGAAATGTGa
- the LOC6031106 gene encoding pancreatic triacylglycerol lipase isoform X2: MTRCYGELGCLNITKEWYHLIFRPFNVFPLPRSVINTRFILYTEKNPTDGQLLQAEVKDTIMKSHFRSDWDTKFIIHGFIDTPLSNWVSEMRDELITRGGLNVIVVDWAGGSLPLYTQATANTRLVGLEIAYLIKKLGEYKGLRAEDVHLIGHSLGAHTAGYAAERTPGLGRITGLDPAEPYFQGMDPIVRLDPSDASLVDVIHTDGRSVFRLEIPGYGMSHACGHLDFYPNNGKEQPGCALSQEGAATIPLTLIKDGIEEASRVLLACNHIRAIKLFIDSINGKCPYVAHRCPSYQHFLSGNCFKCTSGNCALMGYHASLPITTTRQNISENDIAVGSSIPVAPQPGKYFLATGRDFPFCQRHYRFTIELAKPKSAEPWVQGHLTAGIFSERGAIRSIDLTPKGTARFEHGTVYQVVVTNPHDLGDRIRKVELSWTHDMNVLEPTTLCLLWCNNHLYVKTIQVETMQMPSREKRNTEYSNKLCAQKRDFADIASRGTYAFYDNCKR; the protein is encoded by the exons ATGACCCGCTGCTACGGCGAGTTGGGATGTCTCAACATTACCAAGGAGTGGTACCACTTGATCTTCCGCCCGTTCAACGTGTTCCCCCTGCCGAGGAGCGTCATCAACACGCGGTTCATcctgtacacggagaaaaatccgACCGACGGTCAGCTGTTGCAGGCCGAGGTGAAGGACACCATCATGAAGAGCCACTTCCGGTCCGACTGGGACACCAAGTTCATCATCCACGGCTTCATCGATACGCCGCTGTCCAACTGGGTGTCGGAGATGCGTGACGAATTGATCACCCGCGGCGGGTTGAACGTGATCGTGGTGGACTGGGCGGGGGGATCGTTGCCACTGTACACACAGGCCACGGCCAACACACGGTTGGTTGGGCTGGAGATCGCGTATTTGATCAAGAAGTTGGGCGAGTACAAGGGCTTGCGAGCGGAGGATGTCCATTTGATTGGGCATTCGCTGGGGGCTCACACAGCTGGATATGCGGCTGAGCGGACACCCGGATTAGGTCGAATCACTGGCCTTGATCCGGCTGAACCGTACTTCCAAGGAATGGACCCGATCGTACGGTTGGACCCATCGGACGCTTCTCTCGTGGATGTAATTCATACGGACGGGCGTAGCGTGTTCCGGTTGGAGATTCCCGGCTATGGGATGTCACACGCGTGTGGCCACTTGGACTTTTATCCCAACAACGGTAAGGAACAGCCGGGATGTGCGTTGTCGCAGGAGGGTGCCGCCACAATTCCGCTTACCCTGATCAAGGACGGAATCGAAGAGGCGTCGCGGGTTCTGTTGGCCTGCAATCACATTCGAGCCATCAAACTATTCATCGACAGCATTAACGGCAAGTGTCCGTATGTCG CTCACCGCTGTCCTTCGTACCAGCATTTCCTCAGTGGTAACTGCTTCAAATGCACGTCTGGCAATTGTGCCCTCATGGGTTACCACGCGTCCCTGCCCATCACCACAACCAGGCAGAACATTTCCGAGAACGACATCGCCGTCGGTTCGTCGATTCCCGTCGCACCCCAGCCGGGCAAATACTTCCTGGCCACCGGGCGGGACTTTCCATTCTGCC AGCGCCACTACCGCTTCACGATCGAGCTGGCCAAGCCCAAGTCGGCGGAACCGTGGGTCCAGGGCCACCTGACGGCCGGCATCTTCTCCGAGCGGGGCGCCATCCGGAGCATCGACCTGACGCCAAAGGGAACGGCACGGTTCGAGCACGGCACCGTGTACCAGGTGGTGGTGACCAATCCGCACGACCTCGGTGACCGCATCCGGAAGGTCGAGCTGAGCTGGACGCACGACATGAACGTGCTGGAGCCGACGACGTTGTGCTTGCTGTGGTGCAACAATCACCTCTACGTCAAGACGATCCAGGTCGAAACGATGCAGATGCCATCGCGGGA GAAGCGCAACACAGAGTACTCCAACAAGCTGTGTGCGCAGAAGCGTGATTTTGCCGACATTGCCAGCCGTGGAACGTACGCATTCTACGACAACTGTAAACGATGA
- the LOC6031106 gene encoding pancreatic triacylglycerol lipase isoform X1 gives MLGYLAASLLVLSTIYSIDPSSAGPLDALSWARMDNINLPWLPYENMTRCYGELGCLNITKEWYHLIFRPFNVFPLPRSVINTRFILYTEKNPTDGQLLQAEVKDTIMKSHFRSDWDTKFIIHGFIDTPLSNWVSEMRDELITRGGLNVIVVDWAGGSLPLYTQATANTRLVGLEIAYLIKKLGEYKGLRAEDVHLIGHSLGAHTAGYAAERTPGLGRITGLDPAEPYFQGMDPIVRLDPSDASLVDVIHTDGRSVFRLEIPGYGMSHACGHLDFYPNNGKEQPGCALSQEGAATIPLTLIKDGIEEASRVLLACNHIRAIKLFIDSINGKCPYVAHRCPSYQHFLSGNCFKCTSGNCALMGYHASLPITTTRQNISENDIAVGSSIPVAPQPGKYFLATGRDFPFCQRHYRFTIELAKPKSAEPWVQGHLTAGIFSERGAIRSIDLTPKGTARFEHGTVYQVVVTNPHDLGDRIRKVELSWTHDMNVLEPTTLCLLWCNNHLYVKTIQVETMQMPSREKRNTEYSNKLCAQKRDFADIASRGTYAFYDNCKR, from the exons ATGTTGGGCTATCTCGCTGCATCATTGTTAGTTTTAAGTACCATCTACTCGATTGATCCCAGCAGTGCTGGTCCGCTGGACGCGCTAAGCTGGGCCCGGATGGACAACATCAACCTGCCATGGCTGCCAT ATGAGAACATGACCCGCTGCTACGGCGAGTTGGGATGTCTCAACATTACCAAGGAGTGGTACCACTTGATCTTCCGCCCGTTCAACGTGTTCCCCCTGCCGAGGAGCGTCATCAACACGCGGTTCATcctgtacacggagaaaaatccgACCGACGGTCAGCTGTTGCAGGCCGAGGTGAAGGACACCATCATGAAGAGCCACTTCCGGTCCGACTGGGACACCAAGTTCATCATCCACGGCTTCATCGATACGCCGCTGTCCAACTGGGTGTCGGAGATGCGTGACGAATTGATCACCCGCGGCGGGTTGAACGTGATCGTGGTGGACTGGGCGGGGGGATCGTTGCCACTGTACACACAGGCCACGGCCAACACACGGTTGGTTGGGCTGGAGATCGCGTATTTGATCAAGAAGTTGGGCGAGTACAAGGGCTTGCGAGCGGAGGATGTCCATTTGATTGGGCATTCGCTGGGGGCTCACACAGCTGGATATGCGGCTGAGCGGACACCCGGATTAGGTCGAATCACTGGCCTTGATCCGGCTGAACCGTACTTCCAAGGAATGGACCCGATCGTACGGTTGGACCCATCGGACGCTTCTCTCGTGGATGTAATTCATACGGACGGGCGTAGCGTGTTCCGGTTGGAGATTCCCGGCTATGGGATGTCACACGCGTGTGGCCACTTGGACTTTTATCCCAACAACGGTAAGGAACAGCCGGGATGTGCGTTGTCGCAGGAGGGTGCCGCCACAATTCCGCTTACCCTGATCAAGGACGGAATCGAAGAGGCGTCGCGGGTTCTGTTGGCCTGCAATCACATTCGAGCCATCAAACTATTCATCGACAGCATTAACGGCAAGTGTCCGTATGTCG CTCACCGCTGTCCTTCGTACCAGCATTTCCTCAGTGGTAACTGCTTCAAATGCACGTCTGGCAATTGTGCCCTCATGGGTTACCACGCGTCCCTGCCCATCACCACAACCAGGCAGAACATTTCCGAGAACGACATCGCCGTCGGTTCGTCGATTCCCGTCGCACCCCAGCCGGGCAAATACTTCCTGGCCACCGGGCGGGACTTTCCATTCTGCC AGCGCCACTACCGCTTCACGATCGAGCTGGCCAAGCCCAAGTCGGCGGAACCGTGGGTCCAGGGCCACCTGACGGCCGGCATCTTCTCCGAGCGGGGCGCCATCCGGAGCATCGACCTGACGCCAAAGGGAACGGCACGGTTCGAGCACGGCACCGTGTACCAGGTGGTGGTGACCAATCCGCACGACCTCGGTGACCGCATCCGGAAGGTCGAGCTGAGCTGGACGCACGACATGAACGTGCTGGAGCCGACGACGTTGTGCTTGCTGTGGTGCAACAATCACCTCTACGTCAAGACGATCCAGGTCGAAACGATGCAGATGCCATCGCGGGA GAAGCGCAACACAGAGTACTCCAACAAGCTGTGTGCGCAGAAGCGTGATTTTGCCGACATTGCCAGCCGTGGAACGTACGCATTCTACGACAACTGTAAACGATGA
- the LOC6031108 gene encoding LOW QUALITY PROTEIN: probable U2 small nuclear ribonucleoprotein A' (The sequence of the model RefSeq protein was modified relative to this genomic sequence to represent the inferred CDS: inserted 1 base in 1 codon): protein MVKLTPDLINQSMQYMNPCRDRELDLRGYKIPQIENMGATLDQFDTIDFSDNDIRKLDGFPHLPRLKCLLLNNNRIVRISDTLAESLPNLESVILTGNNVQELGDLEPLTKLANLQTLSLLTNPVSTKQHYREYVAFRFPNLRLLDFRKIKLKEREAAKELFKSXKGKELQREIMRKAKLAMPVPDKPTVHNASPADIQKIKEAIKRATNLHEVERLTRMLQSGQITGDFGLNGKLAKSNLFRMNVCFFAELKLGNQGWRTLATDGLIQIG, encoded by the exons ATGGTGAAACTTACGCCGGACCTCATTAACCAGTCGATGCAGTACATGAATCCGTGCCGCGACCGCGAGCTGGATTTGCGAG GGTACAAAATTCCGCAGATTGAAAATATGGGCGCCACGCTGGACCAGTTCGATACGATCGATTTCTCCGATAACGACATCCGCAAGCTGGACGGGTTTCCGCACCTGCCGCGGCTCAAGTGCCTGCTGCTGAACAACAATCGGATTGT GAGAATCAGTGACACCCTGGCCGAATCGCTGCCGAACCTGGAGAGTGTGATCCTTACTGGAAACAACGTCCAAGAGCTGGGCGATTTGGAACCGCTGACGAAGCTGGCGAATCTTCAAACCCTTTCCCTGCTGACGAATCCGGTTTCGACGAAGCAGCACTACCGGGAGTATGTGGCCTTTCGGTTTCCCAATCTGCGCCTGCTGGACTTTAGAAAGATCAAGCTGAAGGAGCGCGAAGCGGCCAAAGAGCTGTTCAAGA AAAAGGGCAAAGAGCTGCAGCGGGAGATTATGCGCAAGGCCAAGCTGGCGATGCCGGTGCCGGACAAGCCGACCGTTCACAACGCGTCCCCGGCGGATATTCAGAAGATTAAGGAAGCCATCAAGCGGGCCACGAATCTGCACGAGGTGGAACGGTTAACGCGGATGCTGCAGTCGGGACAGATTACCGGCGATTTTGGCTTAAACGGTAAATTGGCGAAATCGAACCTATTTCGTATGAATGTTTGTTTCTTTGCAGAGCTTAAACTCGGCAATCAAGGCTGGAGGACGTTGGCCACAG ATGGCCTCATCCAGATCGGCTAG
- the LOC6031109 gene encoding uncharacterized protein LOC6031109 produces MGPLDKPKSASNEQKEELVRIFEEYNQRPKQENAETDYKERQRFWIEATHRLNKIPGGTMKSTAKWVKYWADVIINLKRKCKLVIEGRSKKIGPSPLEVRILSAATCYDVLDLWTKALSSDGIGVLETSMSGDVHEEYFPDDSGVQKEEIVIEHYASDDPLDEEFVASFSKPVDHCEDHSQETSVTTELEIRKPTVEELKNLTNAVTTAEYVELTTSAALEASTSEFLRPKVVHRSVTSSASTSTSTPVNVAAASASTDRLREDLKRTSEKLESVMKRRRLDDSKFAIAQALTNMSAALLQLSNGMNELANALTNDAM; encoded by the exons ATGGGACCACTCGAT AAGCCCAAAAGTGCGTCGAATGAGCAAAAGGAGGAATTGGTGCGGATATTCGAGGAGTACAATCAGAGGCCGAAGCAGGAGAATGCCGAGACGGATTACAAGGAACGGCAGCGGTTCTGGATTGAGGCCACCCATCGGCTGAACAAAATTCCCGGCGGAACGATGAAATCGACGGCCAAGTGGGTCAAATATTGGGCAGATGTCATTATTAATTTGAAGCGAAAGTGCAAACTGGTCATCGAGGGACGTTCCAAGAAGATTGGTCCGAGTCCGCTGGAGGTGCGAATTCTGTCGGCGGCCACCTGCTACGACGTGCTGGATTTGTGGACAAAGGCTCTGTCGTCGGATGGGATCGGGGTGCTAGAGACTTCGATGTCCGGGGATGTTCACGAGGAGTATTTTCCGGATGATTCCGGGGTTCAGAAGGAGGAAATTGTGATCGAACACTACGCCAGTGACGATCCGCTGGATGAGGAATTCGTGGCGAGCTTCTCCAAACCGGTAGATCATTGCGAAGATCACAGCCAGGAAACGTCGGTCACAACGGAACTGGAAATCCGCAAGCCCACGGTGGAAGAGCTAAAGAATTTGACGAACGCAGTCACGACGGCGGAATACGTCGAGTTGACAACGTCGGCCGCGTTGGAAGCGAGCACCAGCGAATTCCTCAGGCCCAAAGTGGTCCACCGCAGCGTGACATCGTCGGCATCGACTTCGACGTCCACTCCGGTCAACGTTGCAGCTGCTTCTGCCTCGACCGACCGATTGCGTGAAGATCTCAAGCGGACCTCCGAGAAGCTGGAGTCAGTTATGAAACGGCGACGGTTGGACGATTCCAAGTTTGCCATCGCTCAGGCCCTCACCAACATGTCCGCGGCGTTGCTTCAACTCTCGAACGGGATGAACGAGTTGGCCAACGCGCTCACCAACGATGCAATGTAG